Proteins found in one Fusobacterium perfoetens genomic segment:
- a CDS encoding transposase: DKDKKLFANDLKSIYQAPSEKIALQNLDKVTETWEKIYPNSMKSWNKNWDVISPIFKFSMEVRKVIYTTNAIESLNSV; the protein is encoded by the coding sequence CTGATAAAGATAAAAAATTATTCGCAAATGATTTAAAAAGTATATACCAAGCTCCATCTGAAAAAATAGCTTTACAAAATTTAGATAAAGTAACTGAAACTTGGGAAAAGATATATCCAAACTCTATGAAAAGCTGGAACAAAAATTGGGATGTAATAAGTCCTATTTTCAAATTTTCAATGGAAGTTAGAAAAGTAATTTACACAACAAACGCAATAGAAAGCCTAAATAGTGTTT